Within the Catalinimonas niigatensis genome, the region TAAAATCATAGCCCAGCGTAATCTGGCGCAACTGCCAGAGTCCGGCATTGAAGACCGACTGTTCGGAAAGTCTCAGCGAACGAATGGTTTCATAGTAAGCCTGCACCCCTGATTGTGTGGTGTTGGCCTCTCCATTCTGGTTCACACCTTCGCCAATGACATAGCCTTGATCTCTGCCCACCAGCGTAGCTTTGTCCAATCCATGACGATAAGCATTGGTATGTGTTCCGGAGATCATCTTATGTCCCAGCTTGAAATCAATCAGAAAAGACATGGTCAATCCTTTATAATTAAAATTATTGGAGATTCCGCCTATCCATCTGGGGATAGCACTACCAAAGGAAATTTGTTCCGGTGTACGCAAAGGACGTCCGTTGCCGGCATCATGAATAATTCTTCCCTGATCGTCACGCAGGTAACCGTAGCCAAACAGTTGTGCAATGGGCTTACCGACCACCTGCCTCAGTTCGCCATGAAAATCGGCTACACCGACAGTAATCATATCATCACTTACATCTTCACCCAGATCCAGCACTTCTGAAGTATTGTAAGCTGCATTAAAGCTGGCGTTCCAGCTGAAATTTGCTCTTCTGACTGGCGCAAGGGTGACCAACATTTCTACCCCCCTGTTCCTGCTTTCACCTACGTTGATCAACTGGGTAAGGTAGCCTGAACCGTCAGAGGTTTGCGCCTGCAAGATCTGGTCAGACGATAGTTTATCGTAATACGTCAGGTCAAATCCCAGAAAACCTTCAAATAGCTGCAACTCCAATCCCACTTCCTTTTCGGTCACCCGCATGGGCCGAAGGTTAGGATTAGGTACGGTGGACCCGCTGATACTGGCCATGGGCTGAAGGGTGCCGTTGGGATCAGCAAACTGCTGTGGGTTGATGTTGAAATAAAGGCTGTTGGAATAAGGAGCCACATCAGTATCGCTACCCACTTCCGCATAAGCAGCCCTGATCTTTCCAAAGCTGATCCATTCAGGAAGTGTCGCACCAAATGCCTGCGAGAAAACAAAACTACCTGTGACAGAAGGATAAAGTATGCTTCTGTTTTCCGGGGATAAGGTGGAAAACCAGTCGTTTCTGACTGTTCCGTTCAGGAACAGAAATTCTTTGAAAGAAACCTCGGCAGCAGCATATACAGAGTTTACCTGTCTTTCAGAGATATCATAAATGGCATCACGCTGCCTGCCATTTCCCAGCGTATAAAGTCCTCTGGTGTAAAAGTCGTTGACCAGCACATTGTTCCTGGTCAGTTTACGGTACATTTGGTTACCTCCCAGGTTCAAATTGATACCCACCGGCCCAAAAGTTCGGTTGACTCCCAGCAAGATATCCGTGTTCAGTTCCCGAAACCGCCGGGCGTCCTGCACATATTCGCCGTTGACAAATCCGGGAGGCGCAGGAGGCTGTCTCTGGCTTCCTGTGGGAAGGTTGTAATCCTGTTCGCGGGAATAAAAGTCCTGCCCTATCCTTCCCTGCAAGTACAGCCAATCGGTGAAGTCGTAGCGTGCTGTCAGGTTACCAAAAATCCGGTCTTTGTCTATATTGTCAAAACGGGTCAGGGCGAAGTACGGATTGGTACGGTTGGTAAACCTGGACCAGGGATATTCATCGCCGTTTTCATCCGTAGCATATTGTTTTAATAATTCTAAAGGCATAGAGTTAGCCATGCTATAGAGTACCACCGGACTATAATCCTGTTCAGCGATATTTGGTGGGTTTTTCCGGTATTCATGCGAATAATTGATATTACCCGATACTGTCAGTTTCTTCGCCACCGTCTGCGTGAAGCCCAGGTTGACGGTTTTTCGGTTGTAGCGTGAGCCGGGTAAGATGGCCTGGTCATCCAGATTGGATAGTGAAAGACTAAAACCTCCAAACTCGCCTCCCGAAGAGAGTGTGATCGTATTCGTAAAGGTATTGGCGGTTTGGTAATAGTCGGTAATCTGATTTCTTTGCGGCTCATAAGGCACTTCTACCCCATCAAAAAGGATTTGTGTCATACCAGGCTGAAATTTTTCTCCAAAGCTCCACTGTCCTGACAGGGGATTGGGGGTAGTAGGACGTTCTCCATTTTCACCCTGCCCGTATTCATACTGATAGTCGGTAAAATCCAGCGGCGTACCATGAGTGAAGTTGGTATTAAATTCAATACCAATGCCCTGCCCATCTCCTCTTGTCCTGGTGGTGATCATAATGACCCCATCTTTGGCACGAGAGCCATAGAGCGCAGAAGCTGCAGCCCCTTTGAGTACAGTCATATTTTCAATGTCATCGGGATTGATGCTGCTCAGTCCGTCGCCGCTGTCTGAGGTGCGGTTGCTTCCTCTTTCGGAAGATTCGCCCCTGGCGCCAAAGTTGGTATTATCAATAGGTACTCCATTAACCACAATAAGCGGTGAGTTATTTCCACCAAAAGAGGACTGTCCACGGATACGGATTTTGCTGGTGCCTGCCGGTCCTGATCCTAACTGACTGATATTTACTCCG harbors:
- a CDS encoding SusC/RagA family TonB-linked outer membrane protein, translated to MKKQYYLAFGVWVIILSSLCPHTMTAQHLALSTSEQQAVSTDQQSGRSLSVVLKELEKTYHVSFYYQVEDLENKFVSKEIQVTEQEDLEKKLAELLQEYALDFKKVQKDYYYVFKREPIELPEKINKNSTSGSINKDQQDKQALASLHHFIPDQHLIVPQQTISGKVTDTERNEPLPGVNVLAKGTLAGTVTDIEGNYQITVEDSVSTLVFSSIGFKTTEIEIGNRNTINVSLSADVQALDEVVVTALGIKREAKTLGYATATVAPEEITVNRTSNFMNALQGKMAGVNISQLGSGPAGTSKIRIRGQSSFGGNNSPLIVVNGVPIDNTNFGARGESSERGSNRTSDSGDGLSSINPDDIENMTVLKGAAASALYGSRAKDGVIMITTRTRGDGQGIGIEFNTNFTHGTPLDFTDYQYEYGQGENGERPTTPNPLSGQWSFGEKFQPGMTQILFDGVEVPYEPQRNQITDYYQTANTFTNTITLSSGGEFGGFSLSLSNLDDQAILPGSRYNRKTVNLGFTQTVAKKLTVSGNINYSHEYRKNPPNIAEQDYSPVVLYSMANSMPLELLKQYATDENGDEYPWSRFTNRTNPYFALTRFDNIDKDRIFGNLTARYDFTDWLYLQGRIGQDFYSREQDYNLPTGSQRQPPAPPGFVNGEYVQDARRFRELNTDILLGVNRTFGPVGINLNLGGNQMYRKLTRNNVLVNDFYTRGLYTLGNGRQRDAIYDISERQVNSVYAAAEVSFKEFLFLNGTVRNDWFSTLSPENRSILYPSVTGSFVFSQAFGATLPEWISFGKIRAAYAEVGSDTDVAPYSNSLYFNINPQQFADPNGTLQPMASISGSTVPNPNLRPMRVTEKEVGLELQLFEGFLGFDLTYYDKLSSDQILQAQTSDGSGYLTQLINVGESRNRGVEMLVTLAPVRRANFSWNASFNAAYNTSEVLDLGEDVSDDMITVGVADFHGELRQVVGKPIAQLFGYGYLRDDQGRIIHDAGNGRPLRTPEQISFGSAIPRWIGGISNNFNYKGLTMSFLIDFKLGHKMISGTHTNAYRHGLDKATLVGRDQGYVIGEGVNQNGEANTTQSGVQAYYETIRSLRLSEQSVFNAGLWQLRQITLGYDFTRHLTNTVPFIKGLRLSAVANNVAVIKKWVPHIHPDQFGFPSDNLVGLEATGLPITRNIGFNLNIKF